Proteins encoded within one genomic window of Gloeobacter kilaueensis JS1:
- a CDS encoding HEAT repeat domain-containing protein, whose amino-acid sequence MGRAMENRFSNIFPGLGEEQAIAFLTMPLEQMEDTSDRYIAAAHLVNFPTDRSISALIAAIEDTNPALDHRIARRKAIETLGRLKAERALPYIRACLSEEDSYTVENAVWAIGEIGTTDPAILEAIASVLTRPAQSYRTIIQVLAKLNYQPALERIVAFEQSSEPPIASAAITAASKLTGDQSRAAALMDYLQHPNVNARRGVLQDLMDVEYYPAMSEIAACPVSVVFRLRAIRHLADRGVPSGAIFFDAVEPSLDRTLKDHPAGLKLVHRYDQTPVLEFLLSELYGTDFGRCYLATQTIIEQYPDAAKALLATYEAAGHNDYGAHYHIVKLLGWLRHTPSYDLIVSALQDRRPQFMKSRSAAAIALAQLGDPRAVAELKSCLGLPIWELKYSCLLALTQLGDLSGCEVLKDDEDWLIRTRASRLAQAALTH is encoded by the coding sequence GTGGGCAGAGCAATGGAGAACCGCTTTTCAAATATCTTTCCTGGGCTGGGCGAGGAGCAGGCGATTGCGTTTTTGACGATGCCGCTGGAGCAGATGGAGGACACCTCCGACCGCTACATCGCAGCCGCCCATCTGGTCAATTTTCCGACGGACCGCTCGATCAGCGCCCTGATCGCGGCGATCGAAGATACCAATCCGGCCCTCGACCATCGCATTGCCCGCCGCAAGGCGATCGAGACGCTGGGGCGGCTCAAAGCCGAGCGGGCGCTGCCTTATATTCGCGCCTGCCTGAGCGAAGAGGACAGCTACACCGTCGAGAATGCCGTCTGGGCAATCGGTGAGATTGGCACCACCGACCCGGCAATTCTCGAAGCGATTGCCAGTGTGCTCACAAGACCAGCCCAGAGCTACCGCACGATTATCCAGGTGCTCGCCAAATTAAACTACCAGCCGGCCCTCGAACGGATCGTCGCCTTCGAGCAGTCTTCGGAGCCCCCGATCGCGAGCGCCGCGATCACGGCGGCAAGCAAGCTCACCGGCGATCAAAGCCGGGCAGCGGCCCTGATGGACTATCTGCAGCATCCGAACGTCAATGCCCGCCGGGGCGTGCTCCAGGATCTGATGGATGTCGAGTACTATCCGGCGATGAGCGAAATTGCGGCCTGCCCGGTCTCGGTCGTCTTTCGCCTCAGGGCGATCCGTCATCTGGCCGATCGAGGCGTGCCGTCGGGGGCAATTTTCTTCGATGCGGTCGAACCCAGCCTCGATCGCACCCTCAAGGACCACCCCGCTGGCCTCAAACTGGTCCACCGCTACGATCAGACGCCGGTGCTCGAATTTTTGCTGAGCGAACTGTATGGCACCGACTTTGGGCGCTGCTACCTGGCCACCCAGACGATTATCGAGCAGTACCCGGACGCGGCGAAGGCGTTGCTTGCCACTTACGAAGCAGCTGGTCACAACGACTACGGTGCCCACTACCACATCGTCAAACTATTGGGCTGGTTGCGCCACACCCCGTCCTACGATCTAATCGTCTCTGCCCTGCAGGACCGGCGGCCCCAGTTTATGAAGTCCCGCTCCGCCGCCGCCATTGCTCTGGCTCAACTAGGCGATCCGCGTGCGGTCGCCGAACTCAAGAGCTGTCTGGGCCTGCCCATCTGGGAACTCAAATATAGCTGCCTGCTCGCCCTCACCCAGTTGGGCGATCTTTCAGGCTGTGAGGTTCTCAAAGACGATGAGGACTGGCTCATCCGCACGCGGGCCAGCCGCCTTGCCCAGGCCGCCCTCACCCATTGA